Within the Hyla sarda isolate aHylSar1 chromosome 1 unlocalized genomic scaffold, aHylSar1.hap1 SUPER_1_unloc_21, whole genome shotgun sequence genome, the region ctgtctgggcatgctgggagttgtagttttacaacatctggaggtccgcaggttgaagaccactgaaaagggattgacaggcggagagatcactcgagtataagccgaggggggcgttttcagtacgaaaaatggtgctgaaaaactcggcttatactcgagtatatacggtaggtattacacatcacacactaatattttttttttatgttttttatttttttgtataggtaatattaccagctcatattattttttgtataggtaatatcaccagctcatattattttttttatggttttcccgtgtcctgtgcagtatctctcccagaagtccacttgatggcccccgtggtggtctacaccccgaagtcatcaattcttactctaagagagagtttgcagctgttcctggagacggttaacattaacctctgcatggtggaataataggtcacgatgtttatcaggatcagtagaagcatcacccactcgatgattatgatggtgatttcacggatctcgtcccagtcttcatcatcatagaataattcctgtaatgttttatatccaaagtagaaaattgcgcaggtaaaagtcaggccacagcaggtgcatctactatggtggatgactttgtttgctcctggtaatttatacatctggatggactgcccaaggtagtataaggcttcacatgtaatggaaattatcgtgctgacaaagtgtatcctgggatattcttcgggggacaatacatgcatgacagctgtaccaaaacaggaggcccacacaatggccagcaggatcctctggatcaggacctgatgacccctgaactcttcagtatgcataaccatatacttataaataagaaaggttagtaccaaagtgccaatggatgtccctatgaaaccaattc harbors:
- the LOC130298112 gene encoding DNA damage-regulated autophagy modulator protein 1-like — protein: MELKGLGFVPLLLAFWCAAWLATSYIVTVVLGHAASPLMHISDVGNFFPENILLRIGFIGTSIGTLVLTFLIYKYMVMHTEEFRGHQVLIQRILLAIVWASCFGTAVMHVLSPEEYPRIHFVSTIISITCEALYYLGQSIQMYKLPGANKVIHHSRCTCCGLTFTCAIFYFGYKTLQELFYDDEDWDEIREITIIIIEWVMLLLILINIVTYYSTMQRLMLTVSRNSCKLSLRVRIDDFGV